The following proteins are encoded in a genomic region of Hoeflea phototrophica DFL-43:
- a CDS encoding S9 family peptidase, which translates to MSAFKNLPAAPVAEKRPSTDTRHGITRTDDYAWMRDDNWQAMFKDPSVLDPAIRAHLESENAFQKTAMADTEELQKTLFAEMRGRIKEDDSSVPAPDGPWLYGVRFVTGGEQPKYFRTPREGGDEVITLDGDLEAKGKDYFRLAGTGQSPDHASMIWGYDDKGSEFFTLKVRDLSTGQDLDDLIENTGGGGAWSADGKGFFYTAVDDNHRPSKIFHHRIGTPQSEDRLIREETDSGFFMSVGGSRLDDFIFVTINDHETSECWVMPADDENASLRLVAARETGMEYSLEEGGDVFFVLTNADGAKDFKIMQTPVGAPEKANWEEVVAHKPGRLILSASAYRNHLVWMERENGLPRIVIRDRKTGEEHAISFDEEAYSLGFQGSMEYDTDVVRFSYSSMTTPSELYDYNMTTRERTLLKRDEVPSGHTPSDYITRRVMAPAHDGELVPVTLLYRSGTPLDGTAPCLLYGYGSYGITIPAGFNTNCLSLVDRGFVYAIAHIRGGKEKGFGWYEAGKRERKTNTFHDFIAAARYLDQQNFTSHDRIVAQGGSAGGMLMGAVANMAPDAFGAIIAAVPFVDVLNTMLDDTLPLTPPEWPEWGNPIASAEDYSNIAGYSPYDNVTAQAYPPILAVAGLTDPRVTYWEPAKWVARLREFSTGGAPVLFKLNMAAGHAGASGRFQRLEEVAFEYAFALKVVGKA; encoded by the coding sequence TTGTCCGCATTCAAGAATCTGCCTGCAGCGCCGGTCGCTGAAAAGCGTCCGTCCACCGACACCCGCCACGGCATCACCCGCACGGATGACTATGCCTGGATGCGCGATGACAACTGGCAGGCGATGTTCAAGGATCCCTCGGTACTCGATCCCGCCATTCGCGCCCATCTCGAATCCGAGAACGCGTTTCAGAAAACCGCGATGGCCGACACCGAAGAGCTGCAGAAGACACTGTTTGCCGAAATGCGCGGCCGCATCAAGGAAGACGACAGTTCGGTTCCCGCGCCCGACGGTCCATGGCTTTACGGCGTGCGGTTTGTCACCGGCGGCGAGCAGCCGAAATATTTCCGCACCCCGCGGGAAGGCGGAGATGAAGTGATTACGCTTGATGGCGACCTCGAGGCGAAGGGTAAGGATTATTTCCGTCTGGCCGGCACCGGTCAGTCACCCGATCACGCATCGATGATCTGGGGGTATGACGACAAGGGCTCCGAATTCTTCACCCTCAAGGTGCGGGATCTGTCGACCGGACAAGACCTTGACGATCTGATCGAGAACACCGGCGGTGGCGGCGCCTGGTCCGCCGATGGCAAGGGTTTTTTCTACACCGCCGTTGATGACAATCACCGTCCGAGCAAAATCTTCCACCATCGGATCGGCACCCCTCAGTCGGAAGACAGGCTGATCCGCGAAGAAACGGATTCGGGCTTCTTCATGAGCGTGGGCGGCTCGCGGCTCGATGATTTCATCTTCGTCACCATCAATGACCATGAGACCTCGGAATGCTGGGTGATGCCTGCCGATGACGAGAACGCCTCCTTGCGCCTCGTCGCCGCGCGCGAAACCGGCATGGAGTATTCGCTCGAGGAGGGAGGGGATGTGTTCTTCGTCCTTACCAACGCCGATGGCGCGAAGGACTTCAAGATCATGCAGACCCCGGTCGGTGCGCCTGAAAAGGCCAACTGGGAAGAGGTGGTTGCTCACAAGCCCGGCCGGCTGATCCTCTCTGCAAGTGCCTATCGCAACCATCTGGTCTGGATGGAGCGCGAGAACGGCCTGCCGCGCATTGTCATCCGCGACCGCAAGACTGGCGAAGAGCACGCCATCTCTTTTGATGAGGAGGCCTATTCGCTCGGCTTTCAGGGGTCGATGGAGTACGACACGGACGTGGTGCGCTTCAGCTATTCCTCCATGACCACGCCATCCGAACTCTACGACTACAATATGACCACCCGCGAGCGTACGCTTCTGAAGCGCGACGAGGTGCCATCGGGCCATACGCCGTCCGATTACATCACCCGCCGGGTGATGGCGCCGGCCCATGATGGCGAACTGGTGCCGGTCACGCTGCTTTACCGAAGCGGTACACCGCTCGATGGCACAGCGCCCTGCCTGCTTTACGGCTATGGTTCATACGGCATCACGATCCCGGCGGGCTTCAACACCAACTGTCTCTCATTGGTCGATCGCGGCTTTGTCTATGCCATCGCCCATATTCGCGGGGGCAAGGAAAAGGGTTTTGGCTGGTATGAGGCGGGCAAGCGCGAGCGCAAGACCAACACTTTTCACGATTTCATTGCTGCGGCGCGCTATCTCGATCAGCAGAACTTTACCTCCCACGACCGGATCGTCGCCCAGGGTGGTTCGGCCGGAGGCATGTTGATGGGCGCGGTTGCCAATATGGCGCCCGACGCCTTTGGTGCGATCATTGCGGCTGTGCCCTTTGTTGATGTGCTCAATACCATGCTTGATGACACCTTGCCGCTCACACCGCCGGAATGGCCTGAGTGGGGCAACCCGATCGCCTCGGCTGAGGATTACAGCAACATCGCCGGTTACTCGCCCTATGACAATGTCACAGCCCAAGCCTATCCGCCAATCCTGGCTGTTGCCGGGCTCACCGATCCGCGGGTGACCTACTGGGAGCCTGCCAAATGGGTTGCAAGGCTTCGCGAGTTTTCCACCGGCGGCGCGCCGGTGTTGTTCAAGCTCAATATGGCGGCCGGCCATGCGGGTGCATCCGGACGTTTCCAGCGGCTCGAAGAGGTCGCCTTTGAATATGCCTTCGCACTCAAGGTGGTGGGAAAAGCCTGA